Part of the Cryptococcus neoformans var. neoformans JEC21 chromosome 11 sequence genome, TCCCTCTACCCAACTGGGTTTCCCCCGTGAGTCATGTCTCGATCGATAGTAGCCATGGGAGGTGATGTGGAAGGTCAGAGGGGAAGATTGTGTCGGAAAGCAACAATCCAGGAGCCCTGCATAGAATTCAAGGTGTTAGGGCTCCCTGACGTAGATTGGCATTCTAAGGCGCGGTCGGCTGCGCAACACCTCTAACGCCCTATCCACCTATCACCATCTCTTTGTCGCCGCCTTTCTTCGTCTGTAGCCGAATCGTACTAACCGTTTTCTTCACTCCGATGCAGGTCCCTTCACCAGCGTCGTCAAGCGCTCGCTTCTCATCCATAACCCCAACTACCACCCTGTTGccttcaaagtcaagaCGACTGCGCCGAAGCAGTACTCTGTGAGGCCCAACTctggaagagttgaggcTGGAGAGAGCGTCGAAGTGCACAGTGAGTAGTGTCTTGTAATACGAATCTAATAATGGATTGCGGATTGATGGATGGATATCAGTCATGCTGCAGCCTTTAGCCCAGGAACCCCCTCCCCACGCCAAGTGCAAGGACAAATTCTTGGTTCAGTCTGCGTCCATCACTCCTGACGAAGAAATGCACTCTTTGGCGGAATTGGTCAGTTGCTTATGCTCTTGAAATTTTCAATTGCTGACATCTTTGGATAGTGGTCACAATTGGAAAAGACAAACAAGGGCGCTATTAGCGAGCAAAAGCTCAAAGTTGTGTACCTCCCCGCCGAAGACGGATCCACAAATAACCAGGGCATCcctgaagaagacgaggctAATGAGGCTAGCAGGGTTGAAGAGCCAGTGAGTAGCTGCCTGTTTCCTAGGGGGAGCGGATTTGACCGTggtcttccttttcacctCCTTTTCCGCAACTTTCAATTACAATTATCTTCATTCTTGCTTCAAATTCTTTTTCGGTGGCTCAGCATGTAAAAAAGAACGACACTTATCACGTCGGCTTGACAAGGTGGACCACAAGGCCGGACAAGGAGTACGATCCGACTCTTTTCCGTAACGGTGGTCTGACCTATTGGGAAATTGAACAGCCGCCTTACAAGCCTCCTGTCACAGtttgtctttcttttttcagctttcctcttccttatTCTTTTTTGTGCATGACTATATAACCCCCTAGATATATTTAACCCAAAAGACCTAGAAGGCTAACAAGTGCACAGGCCATCTTCAGCCACGCCCAAACATCACCTTCCCACGAGAAACCCTTTTCTCCCCTCGAACAACCCAAGTCTGTCGACACCActgctcctgctcttgCCCCcactcaacctcctcttccatctctctctcccgctGCGGTTAACTCTACCAACTCAGCGCTCGAGCAATCTCTTGCGGCCACCACCTCTGATTCTGAAAAACTGGCCGTTGCGCTCAAGGAGATTGAATCTCTTCGTGCCCAACTGGAAGAGGCCAAGGGTCCTCAAGTCTCTGGCTTGAGGAAGCGGGGTATGGCCGGAGGTGCTAACGAGCCTGCAAACAAGCCTGCGCAAGCTGTGGCTACTGCTCAACAGCAAGGTGTCCCCCTCGAAATTGTCATCGGGCTCATGGTCGGTGTCTTTGTGTTGACTTACCTGTTCTTCTAATTACCCGCTCAAGAGCCTGGAGTGTCTTTAGAATGTGCGGTAATGGGAATaaaaaagagatggagcaAATAAACGCTGCGGGTAAGGAGACAAAGTGGGAAGGGATTGGATAGGGTCTAAATTAAGACTTTGACGTCGAGGGGATTTACCATTTACCTATTTTTATTTATAAGGTAGATTTGTTTATTTCAGATGTGATTATCGACTCTGTGCATCACCACATGCGGACACTCAAGGAACATGATTGTTGACTACCAATCTTCCGGTTCATCCACCCATtcacctttccttctcaactCCCTTTCTACTTCTCTAATCTTTCTATACCCGCCCCACCTCGCTTCCACCCCCTCCGCATCATTTCTTT contains:
- a CDS encoding protein binding protein, putative, which gives rise to MSIELSPSTQLGFPRPFTSVVKRSLLIHNPNYHPVAFKVKTTAPKQYSVRPNSGRVEAGESVEVHIMLQPLAQEPPPHAKCKDKFLVQSASITPDEEMHSLAELWSQLEKTNKGAISEQKLKVVYLPAEDGSTNNQGIPEEDEANEASRVEEPAIFSHAQTSPSHEKPFSPLEQPKSVDTTAPALAPTQPPLPSLSPAAVNSTNSALEQSLAATTSDSEKLAVALKEIESLRAQLEEAKGPQVSGLRKRGMAGGANEPANKPAQAVATAQQQGVPLEIVIGLMVGVFVLTYLFF